The Alphaproteobacteria bacterium sequence CGGCCTCCAAGCAGACCGTGCCGCACTTCTACCTGACCGTGGATGTGGAACTGGACAATCTCCTGGAGGTGCGCAAGCAGATCAACGCGAACGCGCCGGAGGGGGTGAAGGTCTCGGTCAACGACTTTGTCATCAAGGCCGCCGCCATGGCGCTGATGCGCGTGCCGGACGCCAACGCCGCCTATGTCGACGAGGGGCTGCTGAAGTTCCGCTCCGCCGACATCTCCGTCGCGGTGGCGATTCCGAACGGTCTGATCACGCCGATCATCCGCGCCGCCCACACCAAGGGCCTGGCCGATATCTCGGCCGAGATGGCCGACCTCGCCAAGCGGGCGCGGGAGGGCAAGCTGCAGCCGATGGAGTTCACCGGCGGCACGTTCTCGATCTCGAATCTGGGCATGTTCGGCGTCAAACAGTTCGACGCGGTCATCAACCCGCCCCAGGGCGCCATTCTGGCGGTGGGCGCCGGCGAACAGCGGCCGGTGGTGAAGAACGGCCAGCTGGCGGTGGCGACCGTCATGAGCTGCACGCTTTCGGTCGACCACCGCGCCATCGACGGCGCCTTGGGCGCCCAGTTCCTGGCCGCCTTCAAGCCAATGATCGAGAACCCGGCGCTGATGCTGCTCTGACGACAGGAGCGGGCCGGTAGGGCCGCTCAGTTTCCCGGTTCATCCCGAGTTTGCGCGCAGCGCTGATCGAGAGGGTGGCTGCCGCCCTCACACCAGCCCGTGCACCCTGGCGAACGGGTCCCAGGACGGGTCGCGCTTCCAGTCATACTCGGTGCGGGTCGCCACGCGCTCGGCTTCGACCCAGTGGGCCTCCTACCCCTTCGAGCGCCAAGGCCAGTAGGCTCAAAGCTCTTCCCTCGGGTCCTGCCCACGCAGGATGCGGACGATTTCGACCGTCTCAGGAGCGATGATCCGGAAATAGATCGTATGCGGGCTATGGACACTGCGGCGGTAGCCCTCGCGGTAGTCTGACGCCTGGAATTGCAGGGGGCTGGCCGCGATCTGGCCCAATCTGGCCAGGAGGCTGTCGAAATACCGGTCGGCACGCTGGATGCCAAAGGTTTGAATGCCATGGCGATAGAGGCTTTCCAGGTCCGCATCGGCCTTGCGCGTAAGCCTATACGCGGCCATCCCGCTGCATTTCCTGCCTCACCGCCGCGCGAATGTCCTCTGGGGTGCGGTCGCTGACGCCGCTTTGTTCGCCTTCGATTAGCGCCGCAACCACGGCGTCCCGATGCCGGTTCCTCTCCTCGAGCAGGCGGAGGGCGTCGCGCATGACTTCGCTGGCGGACCGGTAGCGGCCCGAGGCAACCTGTCCGGCGATGAAATTCTCGAAATGCTCGCCAAGGGCCACGGACGTGTTTTTCATCGAAAGGCTCCTTTCCAGAGCAAGGTACCAAAGATTGGTACTTTCGCAAAGGGCCTGCACTCTTGATCCAGGCTACCGTTGCGATGCCGATGAAGGCGGTCTGGATCGCGGCTCACACCAGCCCGTGCACCCTGGCGAACGGGTCCCAGGACGGGTCGCGTTTCCAGTCATACTCGGTGCGGGTGGCGATGCGCTCGGCCTCGGCGGCGCCATAGAGGCGTTGGATTGCCGCCAGCGCCATGTCCATGCCGGCCGAAACGCCGGACGAGGTCAGGAACTTGCCGTCCTCGACCCAGCGCGCCTCCGGCTTCCAGTGCACAAGCGGGCCTTGCTCCGTCACCCAGGCGAAGGCCGCCTTGTTGCTGGTCGCGGCCTTGCCGTCGAGCCGGCCGGTCCGGGCCAGCAGGGCGCTGCCGGTGCAGACCGTCGTCACCAGGGAGGAAGCGTCGGAGGCCTCTCCCAACCAGCCGATCAAGGTGGCGTCCTCGACGCCCGGCCGCGTGCCGGGGCCGCCCGGCACCAGCAACAGGTCGAAGGCCGCACCGTCGGCGAAGGTCGCGTCGACGACGCTCGCCGGCCCCTGGCGGCTCGTCACCGGCTCGGCCGTGGCCGCCAC is a genomic window containing:
- a CDS encoding type II toxin-antitoxin system ParD family antitoxin — its product is MKNTSVALGEHFENFIAGQVASGRYRSASEVMRDALRLLEERNRHRDAVVAALIEGEQSGVSDRTPEDIRAAVRQEMQRDGRV
- a CDS encoding type II toxin-antitoxin system RelE/ParE family toxin, with translation MAAYRLTRKADADLESLYRHGIQTFGIQRADRYFDSLLARLGQIAASPLQFQASDYREGYRRSVHSPHTIYFRIIAPETVEIVRILRGQDPREEL
- a CDS encoding DJ-1/PfpI family protein, coding for MAKTIGAVIFPGFELLDLFGPLEMFGMLEDAPGIRMVAATAEPVTSRQGPASVVDATFADGAAFDLLLVPGGPGTRPGVEDATLIGWLGEASDASSLVTTVCTGSALLARTGRLDGKAATSNKAAFAWVTEQGPLVHWKPEARWVEDGKFLTSSGVSAGMDMALAAIQRLYGAAEAERIATRTEYDWKRDPSWDPFARVHGLV